From Desulfobacterales bacterium:
TTGAATGTTGTGCTAAATCTTAGAAAAGATCAGGATCTGTTTCAGCAGGAAGCGTCACATCAGGTTGGCGGATAGAATAAACGCCAGGAAATTTTCCCGTTCTGGAGAGCTATTCACGAGTCGTTATATGCCACATTGTGGTATATACTGTCAAGTAATTTCTCGTCGCATAAATTTGGATTAACCTATCACTTTGACCATAAGGCGTGATGATTTGAAAGAAAATTTATAGAAGAAGTTTAAGTACCGAATTGTGCGCTGCCGGATGACTTCAAAACCCAGGCGTCGATAAAGCGCTTCGGCTCTTGGGTTCGTATCAATGACTTCAAGAGATATTTTTCGGATCTCATCCCTTATGGCCATCCTTTCCAGCATCTTCAATAGATGTGAGCCAATCCCGCTGCCTTGCATATCGTCTACAACTGCAATTCCGTCAATGTAAACCTCATCAGGAGCCGTAGTGTAATCCAGCAAAGCCAATCCGAGCATCCGGTAAATCCCGCTCGACCATCCGTATGCTCTGATCATTGTTTTCAGCGTTGGGTTCGCAAAGCTGCCGTTATTATGTTTTATCGCTAAGATGCCGGCAAGTCTCTGATCACGGACGGCAGCCAAGCAGTGGGTTGCATCTAAGTTCTTTTTAAGCACCTCCTGAGCGCGACTGTCATTACCTAAAATCGGATATAGTTTATCTTGA
This genomic window contains:
- a CDS encoding GNAT family N-acetyltransferase; translation: MKINYYEQLPDPFKNSAVDLYLHAFQDKLYPILGNDSRAQEVLKKNLDATHCLAAVRDQRLAGILAIKHNNGSFANPTLKTMIRAYGWSSGIYRMLGLALLDYTTAPDEVYIDGIAVVDDMQGSGIGSHLLKMLERMAIRDEIRKISLEVIDTNPRAEALYRRLGFEVIRQRTIRYLNFFYKFSFKSSRLMVKVIG